The DNA sequence gccatCTCCAcgtctctgctgctctccaggcttctCAGGaaactctgctttctgtggCCGAGTTCCTGAAGAGGAGGGATCTCGAAAGACTGGTGAAGAACAAGGAGCTGTGGAAGTTCACCGAGTGCCTGGTAAGGACAGCCTGGAAGTCCCagcctcagcctggagaaggccctcagtgtgtggggctggcagctgcgCCCCTGCCCGCGGCTGCACCCAGGGGCCACGCgggctcttctccaggctcctgtGGGCCCGAGGCGGGGGCTGATGGAGACCCGGCCCCGCAGGGCTGCGGGGCAGACCGGcaccgcggctccccgggcagcagccggCCCTCTGCCCCCTCCGGAGCCCGGCGCCAGCGGCTGCTGGCCGCGCCTCAGGGCCCTGCGGGCAGGGGAGGCCGGGGCTGGGCGCATGGAGCGCCTGGCCCAGGGGCTGAGCCCGCGCCAagcctgccctcctgctgctctctccagctggaAGAGGACAGGAGCCGAGCGGCCCGAGCACCTGCGCCGGGCCGTGCCCTACCTGCGGAACCCACAGGAGTCCCTGCGAGCGGCGGCCATCAGGTTCATGGGTGAGCCACGAGCCCGggctccctccccaccctgccgCAGctcggccccagccccggctgctgcccCGCCAGCGCCGTCCGGGCCCTGGGCCATGGAGCCCCGCCTGGGCtgggcgctgctgccgccctcttgcagccgtgccctggggcaggagcgGGCGGCAAAGGCCCGGGCTGAGCCCTTCTGGGCCAGCAGGGCGTGCGGCCACAGCGCTGGCAGCGCCgcgggcagggagctgtgccgcCGGCGCCGTGACAGGCTCTGTGTTCCCAGGGATGGCCGGGCAGCACCTGAGGGGGCAGCGGGAAGAGCTCCAGCTCATCTGCAACGGTGAGTGAGGGCAGCGGGCTGGCAgcgggggctggcaggggagctgcaagtcctgtcctggctgcggagggttctgctccctgtgtggACAAGGGGTGGCGTGGACAGAGCACACTGAGGTTTCAGAGCCGTGTGGGGCATTCGTGGCCAGCAGCTTCAGGCTGATCCCGttggtccctgctccctcctggccatGGCTAGAGCGAACTGGGATACCCCTGGCAGGGGACTCTCCTCAGGTCCCCGCGGATCTGGAATCTGACCATggctctgttcctctctctttcagCCCTTGAACACCTGACAGAGGACATCAGCAGTGTCGTGTCAGACGTGGCACTTCAAACATTGTATGTCCTCCGAGCACTACGGAGTGAGCGATATTCCATCTTCCAGAGGCTGCAAGATCAGCTCCACAGGGCATGGAGGACACGGCCTCGTCTgtcggggctgggctggctgcggtgctggagctctgcagagagctgatcCCAGAGGCTCTGTCTGCTGGGGCCACCTGAGCCATCgggaattttttatttctttagattgttcttttcttctttttgtttttttttctttagtctaTGAATATAGAATGTGTTATAATACATAGACTCAcagtgttataaataagaagcttgtCTAGGCCAATATTTAAGCAGCcatcaatttattaattaatgtggtaaagtatgatcaaaacagcgctgggtagagtgggggaagttttccctccagctgcacaccgatggttgggatgtacagatatttataggggtgcacataagcttttttcagcagtttctattccaaatttttacgtcacaattctatacactattgtgagttagtttttctcaggatgtaccccagaaaggagtattcccagatggtggggtccgacttccgaaagaagaaagaggtcttccagatggtgcggtccagactccagatgtgggcccaccttttaattgcgAAGACTAtaatctcatagcagtgatgtccagcttcccttggtcgaagctatccatccttgggttgatgttcatcttcctttctcaagcttctttttactgttttgttaaggtgttgagataagcatgtttcctttacatatattctaaacttatattttcaaagctccttactacaagtaatattctaaaattatacttcaaaaggttattattgcaaagctgttaaaTGCTTGGCTAcgtgcaaaaagttcctgtccagcagcaacatccttaaagctttaattcagatgctataaaagttaattgcaaacaaaggataagtttaaatgccttcttccatgctttactccctcagttatttttttggaattcatcctttaattgtcccatgatcagtttccatacatatcacaatcacaagcacacatgctgcctgtgtgtacctgacacgaaacacagctttgtatctcacagcGGCAGCAgaagcagcggcagcagcagcagtaaaacCAGTGATTTTATCGACTCCCTCTcgcttctcctctccctctcccgcAGTCCCGCACCCTCTGCCGGTCTCCCTTTCCCGGTGTCCCCTCTTCTCccactctctctctccccatgCCCGGCCGGGCCATGCCCCCGGCCCGTCCCCGGCCCCGGCCGTCCCGCCGCGCTCTCGCCTCCGGCCGGCTCTGGCCGTGCTGGCGGCGGCGCTGCTGGGCGGGCATCAGcgcctggggctggggcggcaTCGCCGCCCTTTGGCTCCGCCCggcccgagcccggccccggccccggccccggctcctcGCGGGGCCCGCGGAGGACACAGGCggcgcggccgctgccgccgcctccgctGCGGCTCGCCCGGCCCGAGCTCCGCCGctcggcagcgcggccgccggccccgagcTGCCGCTGTCCCGTGTCAGGGAGCGAAGGCCTGGCGATGGCCGGCCCGGGGCGCTTGAGGGGCGCTCGGGGGCCGGTGCTGGCCCCGGGCCGAGCGCTGACAGCCACGTCCCGCCCGCAGGGAAGGCGCAGCGGGGCCTGAAGGAGCAGCACCGGCTGGGCTCGCTGCTGGGGCGCGGCGGCTTCGGCAGCGTCTTCGCGGCCACGCGGCTCTCGGGCGGCGCCCCggtgagcggcggggccggcggcgggcgcaggaagagggcagaggagggggaggatggggctgggcagggcggGCGGCGAGCTGGGCCCGCTGCTGCCCTTGGCTTGCAGGTGGCCATCAAAAGGGTACCACGGAAGCGCGTCCGGCACTGGGGCGAGCTGGTGAGTGAGTGGGGCCAGCGGGAGaagccgggccgtgccgggcgggGATGAGCCGAGGCCCGGCAGGGTGGGAGCCTTTGGGACGCCTCGAGGGAGAGCGTGCGTGGGGCCAGCGCAGGGCACAGAGCATCCCGGGCTGGCTGAGGGCTTCCCGACCCCCGGCACGGCATCAGCCCCACTGACGGCATCGTGCTCCTCCCGCAGCCCGACGGCACCAGCGCACCCCTGGAGATCGTACTGCTGGCCAAGGTGTCCACTGGCTTCCCCGGTGTGgtccagctgctggagtggcTTGAGCTCCCCAAGGACATCTTGATGGTGCTGGATTGCCCGCAGCAGTCTCAGGACCTGCAGCATTTCATTCGGGCACGGGGCTTCCTGTCCGAGGAGGTGGCGCGGGAGCTGTTCcgccaggtgctggaggccgTGCGGCACTGCACCAGCTGTGGGGTCCTGCACAGGGACATCAAACCAGGGAAGATCCTGGCTGACCTGGCCACCGGGCAGGCCAAATTGATCGACTTTGGCTGTGGCACCTACCTGCAAGACACAGCCTATCCTCACTTTGAAGGTGAGCCCACACAGGGGTgtgctcccagtcccagcaTTTCATGGCCCAACATCTCACAGCCCAAGCTGggtgtggcagcagggattctcccttttcctgcttttcatggCACTGAGTCTTCAGCCAAGTTGCTtttgagcagggctgggtggggaggcagcttccagccctgctggcagcctttgCCCACCACTCTGCCCAGGAcgggggctggggctggggcagccagcccGACAAAAACACCCGTGGGTGGGGGTAGCGGGGGGGGGGGACGGGACACCAGAACCTGTGCCCCAGCCGGTTTGGTATGCAGGTGAGAAAGGGTTTGAACTGCTCCACTCACCTGGTTGGCTTTGGGTTCATAATGCTTTTTGGGGCAATGCAGGCAGGGAGAATGAGGGCATGgttttccccagctctgagtGGGTTTATCGTTGTCATGGTCAGGCCTTGCCGGGGCTTCCACTGCCCTCTTCCAATGCCAGTGACTTCTTTTCCAACCCCAAGTCTGTACACAAGTCCCAGGTGCTGGTGAGAGGGCAGCAGGCCATCCCCTGTGCCACtggggcagcccctgcacacccagggatggtggggcgaggctctgggagcagcagcatccccctgcTGAGCTCCGTCTATATTCCATAGGAACACGCTCATACAGCCCCCCGGAATGGACCCACTTTGGCTGGTACTACGGCAAGCCAGCTACCATCTGGTCCCTGGGCATCCTACTGCACCAGATGGTCTGCAGGGAGCACCCTTTCAGGAGGGGCCAGACCATCAGCTGGGACCAGCAGCTCTCGCTGCCACAAGGGCTCTCTTAAGGTGGATCCTCTTCTCTGGGCATGGGGGGAATACCAGTGTTTGGAGACAGCAGTGGGCTCGTCAGCATCccgctctggcagctg is a window from the Motacilla alba alba isolate MOTALB_02 unplaced genomic scaffold, Motacilla_alba_V1.0_pri HiC_scaffold_28, whole genome shotgun sequence genome containing:
- the LOC119696316 gene encoding calcium-dependent protein kinase 11-like, encoding MPGRAMPPARPRPRPSRRALASGRLWPCWRRRCWAGISAWGWGGIAALWLRPARARPRPRPRLLAGPAEDTGGAAAAAASAAARPARAPPLGSAAAGPELPLSRVRERRPGDGRPGALEGRSGAGAGPGPSADSHVPPAGKAQRGLKEQHRLGSLLGRGGFGSVFAATRLSGGAPVAIKRVPRKRVRHWGELPDGTSAPLEIVLLAKVSTGFPGVVQLLEWLELPKDILMVLDCPQQSQDLQHFIRARGFLSEEVARELFRQVLEAVRHCTSCGVLHRDIKPGKILADLATGQAKLIDFGCGTYLQDTAYPHFEECQDLIRRCLSMLDMERPSLEQLLCDPWMQDIHLPWKKGESHGHTVMQGPAWSHPREGEGAPGEAVPGGAAAAGASEEHIKDDNLFRDLATGKLKMIDFDSGTFFKARLHRESADEGSILGGLQSGLGSAWDQLRRGWPCPWRRLRTLFGTSFSSSPGWCEQDELHESP